Proteins from a genomic interval of Quercus lobata isolate SW786 chromosome 11, ValleyOak3.0 Primary Assembly, whole genome shotgun sequence:
- the LOC115968346 gene encoding uncharacterized protein LOC115968346, whose translation MSIKKGLESMNSFFQRIKEVRDKLGAVAVCVDEEKLIHLALEALPPEYDAFCSAIRTRNDVLTIEELNTLLNAKKKSIKKRSNHSVLRDSASFAMAANQFNQNFAKGRGKVGNIRGRGNGRGGGNQFSGGGQFYHNQFQFPGSGSGQF comes from the coding sequence ATGAGTATCAAGAAGGGTCTAGAGTCAATGAATTCTTTCTTTCAAAGAATCAAGGAGGTTAGAGATAAACTTGGGGCTGTAGCAGTCTGTGTTGATGAGGAAAAGCTAATCCATCTAGCTCTTGAAGCTCTGCCTCCAGAGTATGATGCATTCTGTTCTGCGATCAGAACCAGAAATGATGTTCTTACTATTGAAGAGTTGAATACACTCTTAAATGCTAAAAAGAAGTCAATCAAGAAAAGGTCTAATCATTCGGTTCTTAGAGATTCTGCATCATTTGCTATGGCAGCcaatcaattcaatcaaaacTTTGCAAAAGGAAGAGGCAAGGTTGGGAATATTAGAGGTCGTGGCAATGGAAGAGGTGGTGGAAATCAATTTTCTGGTGGTGGTCAATTCTATCACAATCAGTTTCAATTTCCTGGTAGTGGAAGTGGTCAGTTTTAG